A single region of the Raphanus sativus cultivar WK10039 chromosome 1, ASM80110v3, whole genome shotgun sequence genome encodes:
- the LOC108841253 gene encoding probable transmembrane ascorbate ferrireductase 3, with translation MDLTADRTTFKRHSSLSTLVAHFFGILAVILMLIWLLHYREGIEYGSDNPLKVLNVHPFLMYCGFLFLVGQAMMMYKTSYASHQVQKMVHGGLHLIGLVLGIVGICAAFRFHDKLNLKDMVSLHSWIGLTTFILLCLQWVLGAFTFLAPQSSSGTRTRMMPWHVLGGRALLYMGIVAALTGLMQRATMLGQSTSAESRLINFTGLAILLFGVSVDFSVALGRYT, from the exons ATGGACCTCACAGCAGATCGAACAACTTTTAAGCGTCACTCGTCGCTTTCGACACTTGTGGCTCATTTCTTTGGCATCTTAGCCGTGATTCTAATGCTCATATGGCTTCTCCATTACCGTGAAGGCATCGAGTATGGCTCCGACAATCCCCTTAAGGTTTTAAAT GTGCATCCATTTCTCATGTACTGTGGTTTTCTCTTCCTCGTGGGCCAAG CGATGATGATGTACAAAACGTCGTATGCCTCGCACCAAGTACAGAAAATGGTTCACGGTGGACTTCACTTGATAGGATTAGTTCTAGGTATCGTCGGAATCTGCGCCGCTTTTAGATTCCACGACAAATTAAACCTTAAAGACATGGTCTCTCTTCACTCGTGGATTGGTCTCACCACTTTCATACTCCTTTGCCTCCAG TGGGTGCTCGGCGCATTCACATTCCTTGCGCCACAATCTTCATCAGGGACAAGAACGAGGATGATGCCGTGGCACGTCTTAGGTGGTCGGGCTCTACTTTATATGGGTATTGTCGCGGCACTTACCGGACTCATGCAGAGAGCCACGATGCTTGGTCAGAGCACAAGCGCTGAGTCACGCCTCATTAACTTCACCGGCTTAGCCATTTTACTCTTTGGCGTTTCTGTCGATTTCTCCGTCGCTCTTGGCCGTTACACTTGA
- the LOC108808210 gene encoding protein OBERON 3: protein MNGEKDLAGDGECSRTKTSKPRFAHLNTDKTNQFHHKGVVGDDFLSVRSSNNNNNNVDAFSSKSSPRSGNELTLSYLCENRDLSEKIAESQKGKEVVTFSENNPNQDEEKWIERDFFNLREPNPNSSSKRKSHENEVKQEEGEREEEKKQKIETLNLSLALPDVSLSLTASNAVKRPRVNNNSERTTTSFSNDFTATTAPSMSYSYSHPFSHNLSCSADFDCSAERDDRIWCAGEGTNGSVHSRFRPIADGVGVALARTPAAVKPSTSSDYSFFPSELPARPGMEATTISGDSRKKLEENDDVRSERVLYDIVSKSISSAALIIQGMADETLEAAKEYLRNLIDSPDKKEKLTSLQSQIDRRSDLCKETLSKCVKDQLDILVAVRTGLKYFLSGKIRIPMNELVEIFMFLRCRNVNCKSLLPVDDCECKICSNNKGFCSSCMCPVCLRFDSASNTCSWVGCDVCSHWCHAACGIQRNLIRPGHSLKSPRGNKTEMLFHCVGCGHKSEMFGFVKDVFVCCAKNWGPETLVKELDCVGKVFRGSDDAKGKTLHLKVNEMVKKLESKLVSPTDASNFIIQFFNYAESVSEFPEPPKEQTVVTETSYRKDEASVTASTSKEQMKKSFALTDAMMNSFDSLESMVRIKEAETRMFQKKADEARIEAESFRRMIEMKTEKMEEEYTEKLARLCLQETEERRRNKLEELKKLENSHCDYRNMKMRMEAEIAGLLKRMESTRQQLV, encoded by the exons ATGAACGGAGAGAAAGATCTGGCCGGAGACGGAGAGTGCTCACGAACCAAAACCTCAAAGCCTCGATTCGCTCATCTAAACACCGACAAAACCAACCAGTTTCATCACAAAGGCGTCGTCGGCGACGACTTTCTCAGCGTCCGAtccagcaacaacaacaacaacaacgtcGACGCCTTCTCTTCGAAATCATCTCCCAGATCCGGAAACGAGCTCACTCTCAGCTACCTCTGCGAGAACCGCGACCTCTCCGAGAAAATCGCCGAGAGCCAAAAGGGTAAAGAGGTCGTTACCTTCTCCGAGAACAATCCGAACCAGGACGAGGAGAAATGGATCGAGAGAGACTTCTTCAATCTCAGAGAACCAAATCCAAACTCCTCTTCCAAGCGTAAGTCTCACGAGAACGAGGTcaaacaagaagaaggagaaagagaagaagagaagaaacaaaagatcGAGACTCTAAACCTCTCTCTAGCACTACCCGACGTCTCCCTCTCCCTAACGGCGTCAAACGCCGTCAAAAGACCGAGGGTCAACAACAACAGCGAGCGAACCACGACGTCGTTTTCCAACGACTTCACGGCGACGACGGCGCCGTCCATGTCCTACTCCTACTCCCACCCTTTCTCCCACAACCTCAGCTGCTCCGCCGACTTCGACTGCTCCGCCGAGCGAGACGACCGCATCTGGTGCGCCGGCGAAGGAACCAACGGATCCGTCCACAGCCGTTTCCGTCCCATCGCCGACGGCGTCGGCGTCGCCCTCGCCAGAACCCCCGCCGCCGTCAAACCGTCCACCTCCTCCGACTACTCCTTCTTCCCCTCCGAGCTACCTGCTCGCCCGGGGATGGAAGCTACAACAATCTCCGGCGATTCGAGAAAAAAGTTAGAAGAAAACGACGACGTACGATCGGAGAGAGTCCTATACGACATCGTTTCGAAGTCTATTTCCTCCGCAGCGTTGATTATTCAAGGGATGGCTGACGAGACACTCGAGGCAGCTAAAGAGTACTTACGGAACTTAATCGATTCTCCGGATAAGAAGGAGAAGCTGACGAGTCTTCAGAGCCAGATAGATAGAAGATCCGATCTCTGCAAAGAGACCTTATCCAAATGCGTCAAGGACCAGCTCGACATCTTGGTCGCCGTGAGAACGGGGCTCAAGTACTTCCTCTCAGGCAAAATCCGCATCCCGATGAACGAGCTGGTGGAGATCTTTATGTTTCTGAGATGCAGGAACGTGAACTGCAAGAGCCTGTTGCCGGTCGACGACTGCGAGTGCAAGATCTGTTCCAACAACAAAGGGTTCTGCAGCTCGTGTATGTGTCCCGTTTGCTTGAGGTTTGATTCGGCTAGTAATACTTGTAGTTGGGTGGGGTGTGATGTCTGCTCTCATTGGTGTCACGCTGCGTGTGGGATTCAGAGGAATCTTATCAGACCGGGACATAGTTTGAAGAGTCCGAGAGGTAATAAGACGGAGATGCTGTTTCATTGCGTTGGGTGCGGTCATAAGTCTGAGATGTTTGGTTTCGTCAAGGATGTGTTTGTGTGCTGCGCTAAGAACTGGGGACCTGAGACTCTGGTCAAGGAGCTTGATTGCGTTGGGAAGGTTTTCAGAGGGAGCGATGATGCTAAAGGCAAAACGTTGCATCTCAAAGTTAATGAAATGGTCAAGAAgctagagagtaaactggtcTCTCCTACTGATGCATCTAACTTCATCATCCAGTTTTTCAACT ATGCAGAGTCAGTATCAGAGTTTCCGGAACCACCGAAGGAGCAAACAGTTGTAACAGAAACGAGCTACAGAAAAGACGAAGCATCTGTGACGGCTTCAACGTCCAAGGAGCAGATGAAGAAGAGCTTTGCGTTGACAGATGCAATGATGAACAGTTTCGATAGTTTAGAGAGCATGGTGAGAATCAAGGAGGCCGAAACAAGAATGTTTCAGAAGAAAGCCGACGAGGCGAGGATAGAGGCGGAGAGTTTCAGGAGGATGATAGAGATGAAGACggagaagatggaggaggagTACACAGAGAAGCTGGCGCGGCTGTGTCTGCAAGAGACggaggagaggaggaggaatAAGCTCGAGGAGTTGAAGAAGCTTGAGAACTCTCACTGTGATTACAGGAACATGAAGATGAGAATGGAGGCTGAGATTGCTGGATTGTTGAAGAGGATGGAAAGTACAAGACAGCAATTAGTATGA
- the LOC108842004 gene encoding cyclin-SDS translates to MKEIASRSSKRKAEASPFAGKKLRSTTTRLSRKRAQISPSPLQPKQTGAPPAASVDSCSNLFSAVDDTVSCGSSVVVVENSSKLKKTRIEEVEVSDRVKETTIADPKFRRITRSYSKLNKEKETETEVIEVSESSVTRSDVTFADHVSYSRSLNIVSENKESDVVSENKESDVVSFISGVDSCSKFGSVTGGGGGGGDNEETEISKPSGFAELKPELVTVGCVSDLACAETFSGEEVSEYDEDESSEPRSQTLSQYSDFDFSDYTPSMFFDSGSEFSEKSNFGSPVSHTRSLYLQFMAQFCRSTVPNDLESSRCEQRRDIQSELLRFEDEEVEESYQRLRERERSHAYLRDCAKAYCSTMDHTDLIPRLRLIMVQWIVQQCSELELQPETLFLGVSLLDRFLSKGSFNSQRTLVLVGIASLTLATRIEENQPYNSIRKRNFYIQNLKYSRHEVVAMEWLVQEVLNFKCFSPTIFNFLWFYLKAARANPEVERKAKSLAVTSLSDHTQLCFWPSTVAAGLVVLACIEHSKISAYQRVIKVHVRTEDNDLPECVKSLEWLLEQ, encoded by the exons ATGAAGGAGATCGCGTCGAGGAGTTCAAAGCGTAAGGCTGAGGCGTCTCCGTTCGCCGGGAAGAAGCTTCGCTCGACGACGACGCGTCTAAGCCGGAAGAGAGCTCAGATCTCTCCGTCACCTCTCCAGCCCAAGCAAACAGGAGCACCCCCCGCTGCTTCCGTAGATTCCTGCTCCAATTTGTTTTCTGCAGTCGACGACACTGTTTCGTGCGGTTCTAGCGTAGTAGTCGTCGAGAACAGCTCGAAGCTGAAGAAGACTCGAATCGAAGAGGTGGAAGTTTCTGATCGCGTGAAGGAGACGACGATTGCTGATCCGAAGTTTCGGAGGATTACTAGGTCATACTCTAAGCTAAACAAGGAGAAGGAGACCGAGACAGAGGTGATCGAAGTAAGCGAATCGTCAGTTACACGTTCGGACGTGACCTTCGCCGATCACGTCTCCTATAGCCGGAGTTTGAATATCGTTTCGGAGAATAAGGAGAGCGACGTCGTTTCCGAAAATAAAGAGAGCGACGTCGTTTCGTTCATATCGGGTGTGGACTCTTGCTCCAAGTTCGGGAGCGTAactggtggaggtggaggaggaggcgaTAACGAAGAAACTGAAATCTCCAAACCGAGCGGATTCGCGGAGCTGAAGCCGGAGCTCGTGACAGTCGGATGCGTCTCCGATCTCGCTTGCGCAGAGACGTTCTCTGGCGAGGAGGTTTCAGAGTATGACGAGGATGAATCGTCGGAGCCACGTTCCCAGACACTTTCGCAGTACTCCGACTTCGATTTCTCGGATTACACTCCGTCAATGTTTTTCGATTCCGGCAGCGAATTCTCTGAGAAATCAAACTTTGGCTCTCCCGTTTCACATACTCGCTCCCTGTACCTCCAGTTCATGGCGCAGTTCTGTAGATCCACCGTTCCCAACGATCTCGAATCTTCTCGCTGTGAACAACGCCGTGATATCCAGTCTGAA CTGCTAAGGTTTGAAGATGAAGAGGTTGAAGAGAGCTATCAAAGGCTGAGGGAAAGGGAGAGAAGTCATGCATATCTGCGTGACTGTGCTAAGGCTTACTGCTCCACCATGGACCATACTGATCTCATCCCTCGTCTTCGCTTGATCATGGTTCAATGGATTGTGCAG CAATGTTCTGAACTGGAGCTTCAGCCAGAGACGCTGTTTCTAGGAGTTAGTCTGCTGGATCGATTCCTGAGCAAAGGATCCTTCAACAGCCAGAGAACTCTTGTACTGGTGGGGATCGCGAGTCTTACTCTGGCCACCAGAATTGAAGAAAATCAACCTTACAATAG CATCCGGAAAAGGAACTTCTACATCCAGAACCTAAAGTATAGCCGGCATGAAGTGGTGGCAATGGAGTGGCTGGTTCAAGAAGTCCTCAACTTCAAGTGCTTCTCACCCACAATCTTTAACTTCTTATG GTTTTATCTAAAAGCTGCTCGAGCCAATCCAGAAGTTGAAAGGAAAGCCAAATCCTTGGCCGTTACCTCACTATCCGATCACACTCAGCTCTGTTTTTGGCCCTCAACTGTAGCAGCCGGACTTGTAGTTCTCGCCTGCATTGAACACAGCAAGATCTCAGCCTACCAACGAGTCATAAAG GTTCATGTTAGAACAGAAGATAACGACTTGCCTGAATGCGTCAAG AGCCTGGAATGGTTGCTTGAGCAGTAA
- the LOC108856895 gene encoding protein KNATM: MEVKKDENSSLQNMKHEINQKTKEEEEESEILKKRISTHPLYGLLLHSHLSCLKVCSGDFDSPEIMNTADDLTLTKLSLHSDSSLESTSSSELDQFMEAYCLTLRELKEAMEKPLIETHRFMDAVYNQLNDIVLSSSPH, translated from the exons ATGGAAGTGAAGAAAGACGAGAACAGTTCCTTACAAAACATGAAACACGAGATCaatcagaaaacaaaagaagaggaagaagaaagcgAGATTCTAAAAAAGAGAATCTCAACCCATCCTCTTTATGGGCTTCTTCTTCACTCACATCTCAGTTGTTTAAAG GTGTGTTCCGGCGACTTTGACTCACCAGAGATAATGAACACGGCGGATGATCTTACCCTAACAAAACTCTCTCTCCACTCTGATTCTTCACTCGAAAGTACCTCTTCATCAGAGCTTGATCAATTTATG GAAGCTTACTGCTTGACTCTACGGGAGCTGAAGGAAGCAATGGAGAAGCCTCTTATCGAAACTCACCGTTTTATGGATGCGGTGTACAATCAGCTAAACGACATTGTTCTTTCATCATCACCCCATTAA